In the genome of Halarsenatibacter silvermanii, one region contains:
- a CDS encoding ribonuclease H-like YkuK family protein, giving the protein MEFISPTDGRLSLEETYRHIIDFIEAHPENSYKLIIGSDSQPGGDNCSFVTAVVIYRKGRGGRFFYYRDSSDNNFGMKQRIFYEVSRSLEVASRLTGFLAEEKELDEDIEIEIHVDVGENGPTSSIIKEVVGMVVGSGYEALIKPEAYAASTVADKYTG; this is encoded by the coding sequence ATGGAATTCATAAGTCCCACCGACGGCAGGCTGAGCCTTGAAGAGACCTACCGGCATATAATCGACTTCATCGAGGCTCATCCGGAAAACAGCTATAAATTAATAATAGGCAGCGATTCTCAGCCCGGAGGCGATAACTGCTCCTTTGTTACAGCTGTGGTTATCTACCGCAAAGGCAGGGGCGGCCGCTTTTTTTATTATCGCGACAGCTCCGATAATAATTTTGGCATGAAACAGCGTATTTTTTATGAGGTTTCGCGCAGCCTGGAGGTTGCCAGCAGGCTCACGGGTTTTTTGGCCGAAGAGAAGGAGCTGGATGAGGACATCGAGATAGAAATACATGTCGATGTCGGCGAGAACGGACCGACCAGCTCGATAATTAAAGAGGTGGTCGGCATGGTAGTCGGAAGCGGTTATGAAGCTCTTATCAAACCCGAGGCTTACGCGGCCTCGACCGTGGCTGATAAATACACCGGCTAA